A single region of the Cyclopterus lumpus isolate fCycLum1 chromosome 16, fCycLum1.pri, whole genome shotgun sequence genome encodes:
- the gapdhs gene encoding glyceraldehyde-3-phosphate dehydrogenase 2 — MSDLCVGINGFGRIGRLVLRACLQKGINVVAINDPFIDLEYMVYMFKYDSTHGRYNGEVSQEGGKLIVDDHKISVFQCMKPQEIPWGKAGAKYVVESTGVFLSVEKASSHIQGGAQRVVVSAPSPDAPMFVMGVNEDKYDPSSMTIVSNASCTTNCLAPLAKVINDNFGIDEALMTTVHAYTATQKTVDGPSAKAWRDGRGAHQNIIPASTGAAKAVGKVIPELNGKLTGMAFRVPVADVSVVDLTCRLTKPASYAQIKEACKKAAHGPLKGILGYTEDQVVSSDFIGDTHSSIFDACAGISLNDNFVKLISWYDNEFGYSHRVADLLLYMHSKE, encoded by the exons atGTCAGACCTCTGCGTTGGAATCAATGG GTTCGGTCGTATTGGCCGTCTGGTCCTGAGGGCTTGCCTCCAGAAAGGCATCAACGTTGTGGCCATCAATGACCCCTTCATTGACTTGGAGTACATG GTCTACATGTTCAAGTATGACTCCACCCACGGCCGTTACAATGGCGAGGTCTCCCAAGAAGGGGGCAAGCTCATCGTCGATGACCACAAAATCTCTGTGTTCCAGTG TATGAAGCCACAAGAGATCCCCTGGGGCAAGGCCGGAGCCAAGTATGTCGTCGAGTCCACCGGAGTCTTCCTCAGTGTGGAGAAGGCCTCC TCTCACATCCAGGGCGGCGCACAGCGTGTGGTCGTTTCCGCCCCCTCACCCGACGCCCCAATGTTTGTCATGGGAGTGAACGAGGACAAATACGACCCCTCCTCCATGACCATTGTCAG CAATGCCTCCTGCACCACCAACTGCCTGGCCCCCCTCGCCAAAGTCATCAATGATAACTTTGGCATTGATGAGGCTCTCATG ACTACAGTCCACGCCTACACAGCCACCCAAAAGACGGTGGACGGTCCCAGCGCCAAGGCCTGGCGTGATGGCCGCGGCGCCCACCAGAACATCATTCCAGCCTCCACCGGTGCCGCCAAGGCAGTGGGCAAAGTCATCCCCGAGCTCAACGG CAAGCTGACCGGCATGGCGTTCAGGGTGCCGGTGGCCGACGTGTCCGTGGTGGACCTGACGTGCCGTCTGACCAAGCCTGCGTCTTACGCTCAAATTAAGGAAGCCTGCAAGAAGGCCGCCCACGGACCCCTGAAGGGAATTCTCGGTTACACCGAGGACCAG gtggtGTCCTCTGACTTCATCGGTGACACCCACTCCTCCATCTTCGATGCTTGTGCCGGCATCTCCCTCAACGACAACTTTGTCAAGCTCATTTCCTG gtatGATAACGAGTTTGGCTACAGCCACCGTGTTGCCGACCTGCTGCTGTACATGCACTCCAAGGAGTAG